A section of the Archocentrus centrarchus isolate MPI-CPG fArcCen1 chromosome 20, fArcCen1, whole genome shotgun sequence genome encodes:
- the wwp1 gene encoding NEDD4-like E3 ubiquitin-protein ligase WWP1 isoform X1, which yields MATASSRAETSHNHRGTSQLHAIVSCAKLKRKKSSLFGTAIYVEVTAEGESRHTRKSHSSSNPKWDERLTLNVTPHTQVDFKVWSHHTLKADALLGKATLDLTRALEQHDRKLENVKEVLKLSVEQKGVTVPMGELTVYLDGLTVTDQEDLAPLTNGNAPNGSSELSIYVWEVQQNGDAIHENGDSSSSSSRAANSTVNGTDLGQRSGSCSASSGADVQVPSSSCSPALVHAVNGDSTTNSTPVHQPSDSDTESRMVNGESCDAAAGQSSTTRSDVLPSGSDHEDCIQDAALPDSDTAPNSTSQPLPTSTSSSASSVAAKPADGASATAAAPSSSSTFTSSNQGATTITTSSSSSSPALGEANASGSGSGSCSSSATVTTDGAKPRQQAPNAGASDPLPPGWEQRKDPHGRTYYVDHNTRTTTWERPQPLPPGWERRVDDRGRIYYVDHNTRTTTWQRPTMESVRNFEQWQSQRSQLQGAMHQFNQRYLYSASMMSAENDPLGPLPPGWERRVDSNDRVYFVNHNTKTTQWEDPRTQGLQNEDPLPEGWEIRYTREGVRYFVDHNTRTTTFSDPRTGKSSVTKGPQIAYERSFRWKLAHFRYLCQSNALPSHVKITVSRQTLFEDSFQQIMALKPYDLRRRLYVIFRGEEGLDYGGLAREWFFLLSHEVLNPMYCLFEYAGKSNYCLQINPASAINPDHLSYFCFIGRFIAMALFHGKFIDTGFSLPFYKRMLNKKLILKDLESIDPEFYNSLIWIRDNNIEECGLEMYFSVDMEILGKITSHDLKPNGANIQVTEENKEEYISLMAEWRFSRGVEGQTKAFLDGFNEVVPLQWLQYFDEKELEVMLCGMQEVDLQDWQRNTVYRHYTRNSKQIIWFWQLVKEVDNEVRLRLMQFVTGTCRLPLGGFAELMGSNGPQKFCIEKVGKDTWLPRSHTCFNRLDLPPYKSYEQLKEKLLFAIEETEGFGQE from the exons ATGGCCACGGCCTCGTCTAGAGCGGAGACTAGCCATAACCACAGAGGAACGTCACAGCTCCATGCCATTG TTTCCTGTGCCAAACTCAAGAGGAAGAAGAGTTCCCTTTTTGGGACTGCCATTTATGTGGAGGTGACAGCTGAGGGGGAGTCGCGGCACACCAGGAAGTCTCATAGCTCTTCTAATCCTAAATGGGATGAGAGGCTCACGCT GAATgtaacaccacacacacaggtggatttcAAAGTATGGAGCCACCACACCCTGAAAGCAGATGCTCTGCTGGGCAAAGCCACGCTGGACCTCACTCGAGCCTTGGAGCAGCATGACAGAAAAT TAGAGAATGTGAAGGAAGTGCTGAAGCTGAGTGTGGAGCAGAAGGGGGTCACAGTGCCCATGGGGGAGCTGACTGTGTACCTAGATGGACTGACTGTcactgaccaggaggatctggcACCACTTACCAATGGCAATGCACCAAATGGCTCCAGTGAGCTCAGTATTTATGTTTGGG AAGTCCAACAGAATGGTGATGCCATCCATGAAAACGGAgactcatcttcctcttcctcaagGGCTGCCAACAg CACAGTGAATGGTACAGACTTGGGCCAGAGGTCAGGTTCCTGTTCGGCCTCCAGTGGTGCAGACGTTCAGGTGCCTTCCAGCTCCTGCAGCCCTGCTCTTGTTCATGCTGTCAACGGAGACTCCACAACCAACTCCACCCCTGTCCACCAACCCTCAGACAGCGATACAGAGAGTAGGATGG TTAATGGGGAGTCCTGTGATGCTGCTGCAGGGCAGTCGTCTACTACAAGAAGTGATGTGCTGCCCTCTGGAAGTGACCATGAGGACTGCATTCAGGATGCTGCCCTGCCAGACTCTGACACAGCACCAAATAGCACATCTCAACCCCTACCAACGTCCACATCATCTTCAGCCTCTTCTGTTGCTGCTAAACCTGCTGATGGGGCTTCTGCCACTGCTGCTGccccctcttcttcctccacGTTCACCTCTTCAAACCAAGGGGCCACCACCATCACAACgtcctcctcatcatcctccCCAGCACTGGGAGAAGCAAATGCTTCAGGAAGTGGAAGTGGTAGCTGTAGTAGCAGTGCAACTGTAACTACAGATGGGGCCAAGCCCAGGCAGCAGGCCCCCAATGCTGGAGCCTCAGATCCTCTACCACCGGG GTGGGAGCAGAGAAAAGACCCACATGGGAGAACGTACTATGTAGACCACAACACCAGGACTACTACCTGGGAAAGACCACAGCCACTACCACCAGG TTGGGAACGTCGAGTGGATGATAGGGGGAGGATCTATTATGTGGACCACAACACCCGCACCACCACATGGCAGCGTCCCACTATGGAATCGGTGCGCAATTTTGAGCAGTGGCAGAGCCAGCGCAGCCAGCTGCAGGGAGCTATGCACCAGTTTAACCAGAGATACCTCTACTCT GCATCCATGATGTCTGCTGAAAATGATCCTCTTGGCCCATTGCCTCCTGGTTGGG AGAGGCGCGTTGACTCCAACGATAGAGTGTACTTTGTCAACCATAATACAAAGACAACACAGTGGGAAGACCCTCGAACCCAAGG gctaCAGAATGAGGATCCTCTGCCTGAAGGTTGGGAGATCCGGTACACAAGGGAAGGGGTTCGCTATTTTGTGGATCACAACACCCGAACCACTACTTTCAGCGACCCACGTACCGGGAAGTCTTCTGT CACCAAAGGCCCTCAGATTGCATACGAGCGCAGCTTCCGATGGAAGCTTGCTCATTTCCGCTACTTGTGCCAG TCTAATGCTCTCCCAAGCCATGTGAAGatcactgtctccaggcagaCGCTGTTTGAAGACTCCTTTCAGCAA ATTATGGCCCTGAAGCCTTACGACTTGAGGAGGCGACTGTATGTCATCTTCAGAGGCGAGGAGGGTCTAGATTATGGTGGCCTAGCCCG AGAGTGGTTCTTCTTGTTGTCCCATGAAGTGCTGAACCCCATGTACTGTCTGTTTGAATACGCGGGCAAAAGCAACTATTGTCTTCAGATCAATCCAGCCTCAGCCATCAACCCCGACCACCTCTCCTACTTCTGCTTCATAGGCCGCTTTATTGCAATG GCACTTTTCCATGGCAAGTTCATTGACACGGGCTTCTCTCTGCCTTTCTACAAACGCATGCTGAACAAGAAGCTGATACTCAAAGACCTTGAGTCCATTGACCCGGAGTTCTACAACTCACTCATATGGATCAG GGACAACAACATCGAGGAATGCGGTCTGGAGATGTATTTCTCTGTAGACATGGAGATCTTAGGGAAGATCACGTCTCATGACCTCAAACCCAATGGTGCCAACATCCAGGTCACTGAAGAGAACAAGGAGGAGTACATCAG TCTGATGGCAGAGTGGAGGTTCTCTCGTGGGGTGGAAGGTCAAACCAAAGCGTTCCTCGATGGCTTCAATGAGGTGGTTCCACTTCAGTGGCTTCAGTACTTTGATGAAAAGGAGCTGGAG GTGATGCTGTGTGGCATGCAGGAAGTAGACCTGCAGGACTGGCAGAGAAACACGGTGTATCGTCACTACACCAGAAACAGCAAACAGATCATCTGGTTCTGGCAG CTGGTGAAAGAGGTAGACAATGAGGTGCGACTACGGCTCATGCAGTTTGTCACTGGAACCTGCAGGCTTCCTCTGGGCGGCTTTGCTGAACTCATGG GAAGTAATGGACCGCAGAAGTTCTGCATTGAGAAAGTGGGGAAAGATACATGGCTCCCCCGGAGCCACACGTG TTTTAACCGTCTGGACTTGCCTCCTTACAAGAGTTAcgagcagctgaaagagaagCTGCTCTTTGCCATCGAGGAAACAGAAGGATTTGGCCAAGAATAG
- the wwp1 gene encoding NEDD4-like E3 ubiquitin-protein ligase WWP1 isoform X2 has translation MATASSRAETSHNHRGTSQLHAIVSCAKLKRKKSSLFGTAIYVEVTAEGESRHTRKSHSSSNPKWDERLTLNVTPHTQVDFKVWSHHTLKADALLGKATLDLTRALEQHDRKLENVKEVLKLSVEQKGVTVPMGELTVYLDGLTVTDQEDLAPLTNGNAPNGSKVQQNGDAIHENGDSSSSSSRAANSTVNGTDLGQRSGSCSASSGADVQVPSSSCSPALVHAVNGDSTTNSTPVHQPSDSDTESRMVNGESCDAAAGQSSTTRSDVLPSGSDHEDCIQDAALPDSDTAPNSTSQPLPTSTSSSASSVAAKPADGASATAAAPSSSSTFTSSNQGATTITTSSSSSSPALGEANASGSGSGSCSSSATVTTDGAKPRQQAPNAGASDPLPPGWEQRKDPHGRTYYVDHNTRTTTWERPQPLPPGWERRVDDRGRIYYVDHNTRTTTWQRPTMESVRNFEQWQSQRSQLQGAMHQFNQRYLYSASMMSAENDPLGPLPPGWERRVDSNDRVYFVNHNTKTTQWEDPRTQGLQNEDPLPEGWEIRYTREGVRYFVDHNTRTTTFSDPRTGKSSVTKGPQIAYERSFRWKLAHFRYLCQSNALPSHVKITVSRQTLFEDSFQQIMALKPYDLRRRLYVIFRGEEGLDYGGLAREWFFLLSHEVLNPMYCLFEYAGKSNYCLQINPASAINPDHLSYFCFIGRFIAMALFHGKFIDTGFSLPFYKRMLNKKLILKDLESIDPEFYNSLIWIRDNNIEECGLEMYFSVDMEILGKITSHDLKPNGANIQVTEENKEEYISLMAEWRFSRGVEGQTKAFLDGFNEVVPLQWLQYFDEKELEVMLCGMQEVDLQDWQRNTVYRHYTRNSKQIIWFWQLVKEVDNEVRLRLMQFVTGTCRLPLGGFAELMGSNGPQKFCIEKVGKDTWLPRSHTCFNRLDLPPYKSYEQLKEKLLFAIEETEGFGQE, from the exons ATGGCCACGGCCTCGTCTAGAGCGGAGACTAGCCATAACCACAGAGGAACGTCACAGCTCCATGCCATTG TTTCCTGTGCCAAACTCAAGAGGAAGAAGAGTTCCCTTTTTGGGACTGCCATTTATGTGGAGGTGACAGCTGAGGGGGAGTCGCGGCACACCAGGAAGTCTCATAGCTCTTCTAATCCTAAATGGGATGAGAGGCTCACGCT GAATgtaacaccacacacacaggtggatttcAAAGTATGGAGCCACCACACCCTGAAAGCAGATGCTCTGCTGGGCAAAGCCACGCTGGACCTCACTCGAGCCTTGGAGCAGCATGACAGAAAAT TAGAGAATGTGAAGGAAGTGCTGAAGCTGAGTGTGGAGCAGAAGGGGGTCACAGTGCCCATGGGGGAGCTGACTGTGTACCTAGATGGACTGACTGTcactgaccaggaggatctggcACCACTTACCAATGGCAATGCACCAAATGGCTCCA AAGTCCAACAGAATGGTGATGCCATCCATGAAAACGGAgactcatcttcctcttcctcaagGGCTGCCAACAg CACAGTGAATGGTACAGACTTGGGCCAGAGGTCAGGTTCCTGTTCGGCCTCCAGTGGTGCAGACGTTCAGGTGCCTTCCAGCTCCTGCAGCCCTGCTCTTGTTCATGCTGTCAACGGAGACTCCACAACCAACTCCACCCCTGTCCACCAACCCTCAGACAGCGATACAGAGAGTAGGATGG TTAATGGGGAGTCCTGTGATGCTGCTGCAGGGCAGTCGTCTACTACAAGAAGTGATGTGCTGCCCTCTGGAAGTGACCATGAGGACTGCATTCAGGATGCTGCCCTGCCAGACTCTGACACAGCACCAAATAGCACATCTCAACCCCTACCAACGTCCACATCATCTTCAGCCTCTTCTGTTGCTGCTAAACCTGCTGATGGGGCTTCTGCCACTGCTGCTGccccctcttcttcctccacGTTCACCTCTTCAAACCAAGGGGCCACCACCATCACAACgtcctcctcatcatcctccCCAGCACTGGGAGAAGCAAATGCTTCAGGAAGTGGAAGTGGTAGCTGTAGTAGCAGTGCAACTGTAACTACAGATGGGGCCAAGCCCAGGCAGCAGGCCCCCAATGCTGGAGCCTCAGATCCTCTACCACCGGG GTGGGAGCAGAGAAAAGACCCACATGGGAGAACGTACTATGTAGACCACAACACCAGGACTACTACCTGGGAAAGACCACAGCCACTACCACCAGG TTGGGAACGTCGAGTGGATGATAGGGGGAGGATCTATTATGTGGACCACAACACCCGCACCACCACATGGCAGCGTCCCACTATGGAATCGGTGCGCAATTTTGAGCAGTGGCAGAGCCAGCGCAGCCAGCTGCAGGGAGCTATGCACCAGTTTAACCAGAGATACCTCTACTCT GCATCCATGATGTCTGCTGAAAATGATCCTCTTGGCCCATTGCCTCCTGGTTGGG AGAGGCGCGTTGACTCCAACGATAGAGTGTACTTTGTCAACCATAATACAAAGACAACACAGTGGGAAGACCCTCGAACCCAAGG gctaCAGAATGAGGATCCTCTGCCTGAAGGTTGGGAGATCCGGTACACAAGGGAAGGGGTTCGCTATTTTGTGGATCACAACACCCGAACCACTACTTTCAGCGACCCACGTACCGGGAAGTCTTCTGT CACCAAAGGCCCTCAGATTGCATACGAGCGCAGCTTCCGATGGAAGCTTGCTCATTTCCGCTACTTGTGCCAG TCTAATGCTCTCCCAAGCCATGTGAAGatcactgtctccaggcagaCGCTGTTTGAAGACTCCTTTCAGCAA ATTATGGCCCTGAAGCCTTACGACTTGAGGAGGCGACTGTATGTCATCTTCAGAGGCGAGGAGGGTCTAGATTATGGTGGCCTAGCCCG AGAGTGGTTCTTCTTGTTGTCCCATGAAGTGCTGAACCCCATGTACTGTCTGTTTGAATACGCGGGCAAAAGCAACTATTGTCTTCAGATCAATCCAGCCTCAGCCATCAACCCCGACCACCTCTCCTACTTCTGCTTCATAGGCCGCTTTATTGCAATG GCACTTTTCCATGGCAAGTTCATTGACACGGGCTTCTCTCTGCCTTTCTACAAACGCATGCTGAACAAGAAGCTGATACTCAAAGACCTTGAGTCCATTGACCCGGAGTTCTACAACTCACTCATATGGATCAG GGACAACAACATCGAGGAATGCGGTCTGGAGATGTATTTCTCTGTAGACATGGAGATCTTAGGGAAGATCACGTCTCATGACCTCAAACCCAATGGTGCCAACATCCAGGTCACTGAAGAGAACAAGGAGGAGTACATCAG TCTGATGGCAGAGTGGAGGTTCTCTCGTGGGGTGGAAGGTCAAACCAAAGCGTTCCTCGATGGCTTCAATGAGGTGGTTCCACTTCAGTGGCTTCAGTACTTTGATGAAAAGGAGCTGGAG GTGATGCTGTGTGGCATGCAGGAAGTAGACCTGCAGGACTGGCAGAGAAACACGGTGTATCGTCACTACACCAGAAACAGCAAACAGATCATCTGGTTCTGGCAG CTGGTGAAAGAGGTAGACAATGAGGTGCGACTACGGCTCATGCAGTTTGTCACTGGAACCTGCAGGCTTCCTCTGGGCGGCTTTGCTGAACTCATGG GAAGTAATGGACCGCAGAAGTTCTGCATTGAGAAAGTGGGGAAAGATACATGGCTCCCCCGGAGCCACACGTG TTTTAACCGTCTGGACTTGCCTCCTTACAAGAGTTAcgagcagctgaaagagaagCTGCTCTTTGCCATCGAGGAAACAGAAGGATTTGGCCAAGAATAG